In Candidatus Bathyarchaeia archaeon, a genomic segment contains:
- a CDS encoding ester cyclase, translated as MSILESQSKIEEANKQLVRGFMRTVFNDHRPDRAVEFFAPQGKWHGGNFGTVEGSQNIAGLLTAVVGGLPDISATEQDILAKDDTVVVRLVVEGTHKGNLLGFPATNRRVRWDAIDMYKIKNGKIEHDYASEDGVKILADIGAYTPPWMKSGN; from the coding sequence ATGTCGATATTAGAAAGTCAATCCAAGATTGAAGAAGCCAACAAACAACTTGTGAGGGGGTTCATGCGAACAGTCTTCAACGATCATCGCCCGGATCGGGCTGTGGAATTCTTTGCACCCCAAGGAAAATGGCACGGGGGCAATTTCGGAACCGTTGAAGGGTCGCAAAACATTGCCGGACTCCTTACAGCGGTTGTGGGCGGTTTGCCGGACATTAGCGCGACAGAACAGGACATCCTTGCTAAGGATGACACCGTTGTAGTTCGCCTAGTAGTTGAGGGCACCCATAAGGGCAATCTCTTGGGATTCCCAGCAACCAACCGCAGAGTCCGATGGGACGCGATCGACATGTACAAGATAAAGAACGGCAAGATCGAGCATGACTATGCCAGCGAGGACGGAGTAAAGATTCTCGCAGATATCGGAGCCTACACTCCACCCTGGATGAAGAGTGGAAATTAG
- a CDS encoding hydrolase, protein MTSAPIRDQVNDHLLTSKNAAMIFIDYQSPQIAVIASMDRQLLVDNVVRVARLGKAFALPIVLSTVNVKGGQKPTVPPLKQVLSNEKELDRTTINAWEDEEFLEAVEATGRKKLIMCALWTEACLIFPSLDALRDGYEVYLVVDAVGGTSLEAHQYALQRIALAGGKFESWTQLACELQRDWSRADTIQPVREIAFGPGSPLAKSAQRPWDVRGVPAP, encoded by the coding sequence ATGACGAGCGCTCCGATAAGGGACCAGGTAAACGACCATCTTCTGACATCAAAGAATGCGGCGATGATCTTCATTGATTACCAGTCCCCTCAGATTGCTGTAATCGCCTCCATGGATCGCCAGCTCTTGGTAGACAATGTCGTTCGTGTCGCCAGACTGGGGAAGGCCTTCGCCTTGCCAATTGTCTTGTCGACCGTTAACGTGAAGGGTGGTCAGAAGCCGACCGTTCCTCCTTTGAAGCAAGTCCTCTCGAATGAGAAAGAGCTCGACCGGACGACAATCAATGCTTGGGAGGACGAGGAGTTCCTGGAGGCAGTCGAGGCGACGGGGAGAAAGAAGCTGATAATGTGCGCACTTTGGACAGAAGCGTGTCTGATCTTTCCATCTCTGGATGCCCTCAGGGACGGCTACGAGGTATATCTTGTGGTCGACGCGGTTGGCGGCACATCGCTCGAGGCTCACCAGTACGCATTGCAAAGGATCGCCCTCGCTGGTGGGAAGTTCGAGAGCTGGACGCAGTTGGCATGCGAGCTTCAAAGAGACTGGAGCAGGGCCGACACAATCCAACCGGTGCGGGAGATTGCTTTCGGTCCCGGGTCTCCACTGGCCAAGAGCGCACAGCGACCTTGGGACGTAAGAGGAGTACCTGCTCCTTAG